The following proteins come from a genomic window of Pyxidicoccus sp. MSG2:
- a CDS encoding DUF2378 family protein produces METVTAQPVGREPVVFGHALEALLAAADPLTPARLAALEQLGLNTHRPLLAAYPFAVWPEAIRLLAGTEAGQYALGQRFLECVQQSKVGAALHDFAKVVGAERMLLRMSRNIRSSNNVLDALVTPRSEDTGWELLVRPLAEFTHVPGLRAEPPHFVRGLLTSAFQQAGARLARVELLRHDAACATSTFHVTL; encoded by the coding sequence ATGGAAACGGTGACGGCGCAGCCCGTGGGTCGTGAGCCGGTGGTGTTCGGACATGCGCTGGAGGCACTGCTGGCGGCGGCGGACCCGCTGACTCCGGCCAGGCTCGCCGCGCTGGAGCAACTGGGACTCAACACCCACCGGCCGCTGCTCGCCGCCTACCCCTTCGCGGTGTGGCCGGAAGCCATCCGCCTGCTCGCGGGCACCGAGGCCGGGCAGTACGCCCTGGGCCAGCGCTTCCTGGAGTGCGTCCAGCAGTCGAAGGTGGGCGCCGCCCTGCACGACTTCGCGAAGGTGGTGGGCGCGGAGCGGATGCTGCTGCGCATGTCGCGCAACATCCGCTCCTCCAACAACGTTCTCGACGCCCTGGTGACGCCGCGAAGCGAGGACACGGGCTGGGAGCTCCTCGTGCGCCCGCTGGCGGAGTTCACCCACGTCCCGGGCCTGCGCGCGGAGCCACCGCACTTCGTCCGGGGCCTGCTCACCTCCGCCTTCCAGCAGGCCGGCGCGCGCCTGGCGAGGGTGGAGCTCCTCCGCCACGACGCGGCCTGCGCCACCAGCACCTTCCACGTCACGCTCTAG
- a CDS encoding TolC family protein translates to MRTLAMVVVLGWSAGALAAEPSRVLTLEQAEVTAREQQPQLRSARAGTDAARARVDQARSGFLPQVSGNASYDVGTNRVGTSGGVVSGGTARRFSAGLNANQLLYDFGRTSGRLTASRRSAEAQEATQAQTLEDVLLDVRASYFDALTQRALLDVARETLESEEKRLRQVTAAVEVGNRPEIDLLQQRTARANAQVRFIQARNAEATAKAVLNQAMGVEGSTEYTVEDVSVAPVEGEDAATDVLVERALAARGDVKARELQVRAQEAQVGATRSDFWPSLGATAGANDTGTDPADATWNVSGGLSLSWPLFEGGRTRAEVREQRALLRDTQAQQDVLRQQVRLEVEQARLAVTASREALSAAEEALVNARERLRLAEGRYQAGVGNIIELSDAQVEYTNAAAQRVQATYDLATARATLARALGTQPHSVVAMVP, encoded by the coding sequence ATGCGGACGCTGGCCATGGTGGTGGTGCTGGGATGGAGCGCGGGTGCGCTGGCGGCGGAGCCCTCGCGGGTGCTCACGCTGGAGCAGGCGGAAGTCACCGCGCGCGAGCAGCAGCCGCAGTTGCGCTCGGCGCGGGCCGGCACGGACGCGGCGCGGGCCCGGGTGGACCAGGCGCGCTCGGGGTTCCTGCCGCAGGTGAGTGGGAATGCGAGCTACGACGTGGGGACGAACCGCGTGGGCACGTCCGGCGGAGTGGTGAGCGGCGGCACGGCGCGGCGCTTCAGCGCGGGCCTCAACGCCAATCAGCTCCTCTACGACTTCGGCCGCACGTCCGGACGGCTCACGGCGTCGCGCCGCTCCGCTGAGGCGCAGGAGGCGACGCAGGCCCAGACGCTGGAGGACGTGCTGCTCGACGTGCGCGCCTCCTACTTCGACGCGCTGACCCAGCGGGCGCTGCTGGACGTGGCGCGCGAGACGCTGGAGAGCGAAGAGAAGCGCTTGCGGCAGGTGACTGCCGCGGTGGAGGTGGGGAACCGGCCGGAAATCGACCTGCTCCAGCAGCGCACCGCGCGGGCGAACGCGCAGGTGCGCTTCATCCAGGCGCGCAACGCGGAGGCCACCGCGAAGGCGGTGCTCAACCAGGCGATGGGCGTGGAGGGCTCCACCGAATACACGGTGGAGGACGTGTCGGTGGCGCCCGTGGAGGGTGAGGACGCGGCGACCGACGTGCTGGTGGAGCGGGCCCTGGCGGCGCGCGGTGACGTGAAGGCGCGCGAGCTCCAGGTGCGTGCGCAGGAGGCGCAGGTGGGCGCGACGCGGAGCGACTTCTGGCCCAGCCTCGGCGCCACGGCGGGAGCCAACGACACGGGCACGGACCCGGCGGACGCGACGTGGAACGTGAGCGGTGGGCTGTCTCTGAGCTGGCCCCTCTTCGAAGGCGGCCGCACTCGCGCGGAGGTGCGCGAGCAGCGGGCGTTGCTCCGGGACACGCAGGCCCAGCAGGACGTGCTCCGGCAGCAGGTGCGGCTGGAGGTGGAGCAGGCGCGGCTGGCGGTGACGGCCTCGCGCGAGGCGCTCTCCGCGGCGGAAGAGGCCCTGGTGAATGCGCGCGAGCGACTGCGGCTGGCCGAGGGGCGCTACCAGGCGGGCGTGGGCAACATCATCGAACTGAGCGACGCGCAGGTGGAGTACACCAACGCCGCTGCCCAGCGCGTGCAGGCCACGTACGACCTGGCCACCGCGCGCGCCACGCTGGCCCGGGCGCTGGGAACCCAGCCCCACTCGGTGGTCGCCATGGTCCCTTGA
- a CDS encoding ABC transporter permease: MNLLETLRLAARALLRSKTRSVLTALGIIIGVGAVIAMVAIGDGARASVQKVFDSMGTNLLIILPGSSNAGGARGGFGSQPTLTWDDLAAIRTELPAVRAAAPELRSNTQVFSEDQNWSTTVVGTTPDFFEVRSWTMAKGAAFTEPDNEAGAKVVVLGQTVVDNLYGAGANPVGQVVRINKTPFTVVGVTARKGQSPMGQDYDNTAFIPSTSFLRSVQAQSLGAYISGVVFVQATSSSQTEQAQSEVTQLLRERHRLAEGEADDFDVRSLAELASGQQQSTQTLSLLLASIAAVSLVVGGIGIMNIMLVSVTERTREIGVRVALGARPRDILAQFLVEALTLSMLGGLLGAAVGVGVAKVLAAQFQWPMLVRPDVVVLALGFSALVGVGFGLYPARKASLLDPIDALRYE; encoded by the coding sequence GTGAATCTCCTCGAAACGCTTCGTCTCGCGGCACGGGCGCTCCTGCGCAGCAAGACGCGCTCGGTGCTCACCGCGCTGGGCATCATCATCGGCGTGGGTGCGGTCATCGCCATGGTGGCCATTGGCGACGGCGCGCGCGCCAGCGTGCAGAAGGTCTTCGACTCCATGGGGACCAACCTGCTCATCATCCTGCCCGGCTCGTCCAACGCGGGCGGCGCGCGCGGCGGCTTCGGCAGCCAGCCCACGCTGACGTGGGACGACCTGGCGGCCATCCGCACCGAGCTGCCCGCCGTGCGCGCGGCGGCCCCGGAGCTGCGCTCCAACACCCAGGTGTTCTCCGAGGACCAGAACTGGTCCACCACCGTGGTGGGCACCACACCGGACTTCTTCGAGGTGCGCAGCTGGACCATGGCCAAGGGCGCGGCCTTCACCGAGCCCGACAACGAGGCGGGCGCGAAGGTCGTCGTCCTGGGACAGACGGTGGTGGACAACCTGTACGGCGCGGGCGCCAACCCCGTGGGCCAGGTGGTGCGCATCAACAAGACGCCCTTCACCGTGGTGGGCGTGACGGCGCGCAAGGGCCAGTCCCCCATGGGGCAGGACTACGACAACACCGCCTTCATCCCCTCCACCAGCTTCCTGCGCTCGGTGCAGGCGCAGAGCCTGGGGGCGTACATCTCCGGCGTGGTCTTCGTGCAGGCGACGTCGTCCTCGCAGACGGAGCAGGCGCAGAGCGAGGTGACACAGTTGCTGCGCGAGCGGCACCGGCTGGCCGAGGGCGAGGCGGATGACTTCGACGTGCGCAGCCTGGCGGAGCTGGCCAGCGGTCAGCAGCAGAGCACCCAGACGCTGAGCCTGCTGCTGGCCTCCATCGCCGCGGTGTCGCTGGTGGTGGGCGGCATCGGCATCATGAACATCATGCTGGTGAGCGTCACCGAGCGGACGCGCGAGATTGGCGTGCGCGTGGCGCTGGGCGCGCGCCCCCGGGACATCCTGGCCCAGTTCCTGGTGGAGGCGCTCACGCTGTCCATGCTCGGCGGACTGCTGGGCGCGGCGGTGGGCGTGGGCGTGGCGAAGGTGCTGGCCGCGCAGTTCCAGTGGCCCATGCTGGTGCGCCCGGACGTCGTCGTGCTCGCGCTGGGCTTCAGCGCGCTGGTGGGCGTGGGCTTCGGCCTGTACCCGGCGCGCAAGGCCAGCCTTTTGGACCCCATCGATGCACTGAGGTACGAGTGA
- a CDS encoding ABC transporter ATP-binding protein yields the protein MEVVREVPPLVELRGVSKVYRTGDVEVRALRGVDLAVQPGELVAIMGTSGSGKSTLMNILGCLDKPTAGEYLLDGRNVARLDRDGLARVRNRTLGFVFQSFNLLARTTALENVELPLLYAGVPTRERHLRARAALERVGLGERLEHHPKQLSGGQQQRVAIARALVGRPRLILADEPTGNLDSRTSVEVMALFQELQREGLTLVVVTHEPDIAAYAGRVVVVRDGRIVADRKQAPQAAVPLPEEEEAVS from the coding sequence ATGGAGGTCGTACGTGAGGTCCCGCCGCTCGTGGAGCTGCGCGGGGTGAGCAAGGTGTACCGGACGGGAGACGTGGAGGTGCGCGCGCTGCGAGGCGTGGACCTCGCCGTCCAACCGGGTGAGCTGGTCGCCATCATGGGGACGAGCGGCTCCGGCAAGTCGACGCTGATGAACATCCTCGGGTGCCTCGACAAGCCCACCGCGGGTGAGTACCTGCTGGACGGGCGCAACGTGGCGCGGTTGGACAGGGACGGGCTGGCGCGCGTGCGCAACCGCACGCTGGGCTTCGTCTTCCAGAGCTTCAACCTGCTCGCGCGCACCACCGCGCTGGAGAACGTGGAGCTACCGCTGCTGTATGCGGGCGTGCCCACGCGCGAGCGCCACCTGCGAGCCCGCGCCGCGCTGGAGCGGGTGGGGCTGGGCGAGCGGCTGGAGCACCACCCGAAGCAGCTCTCCGGCGGACAGCAGCAGCGCGTGGCCATTGCCCGCGCGCTGGTGGGCCGGCCGCGCCTCATCCTCGCGGACGAGCCCACCGGCAACCTCGACTCGCGCACCAGCGTGGAGGTGATGGCGCTCTTCCAGGAGTTGCAGCGCGAGGGGCTCACGCTGGTGGTGGTGACGCATGAGCCGGACATCGCCGCGTATGCCGGTCGCGTGGTGGTGGTGCGCGATGGCCGCATCGTCGCGGACCGGAAGCAGGCGCCCCAGGCCGCGGTGCCGCTCCCGGAAGAAGAGGAGGCGGTGTCGTGA
- a CDS encoding efflux RND transporter periplasmic adaptor subunit: MKVATEAPRSLEVLAPAAPEVEDIKRRVRWWGWALLVVAVLGAVGLWRARSRPVDPAAAFQTAKVEPRRITTKVTATGTLSALVTVEVGSQVSGRIQELLVDFNSEVKKGQVIARLDPQLVQAAVDRAKANQLAARANVTKARVMADNSRKQAERARTLRQQQFISQADLESAEATADSARAEVAAMEGQLAQAQAALSEAEVNLKQATIVSPTDGIVISRDVDVGQTVAASLQAPKLFTIAEDLRKMQVNTSVAEADVGRLQPGMTATFTVDAWPGERFTGTIRQIRNAATTTQNVVTYDAVIDVANPDLKLKPGMTANVTIVTAQKDGVLAVPNAALRFRPATPEGASEEAAAPERAEDGSRVLYVLRPGALGPVRARVRTGLTDGSYTELAQGDLHAGDTVVTGQAVTASTAAAPPVGGAAGARPGGMRPPGRGGPF; encoded by the coding sequence ATGAAGGTCGCGACTGAAGCACCGCGGAGCCTCGAAGTTCTCGCTCCCGCGGCTCCCGAGGTGGAAGACATCAAGCGCCGGGTGCGGTGGTGGGGCTGGGCGCTGCTGGTGGTGGCGGTGTTGGGCGCGGTGGGACTGTGGCGCGCCCGGAGTCGCCCGGTGGACCCCGCGGCCGCGTTCCAGACGGCGAAGGTGGAGCCCCGGCGCATCACCACGAAGGTGACGGCCACCGGCACCCTCTCCGCGCTGGTGACGGTGGAGGTCGGCAGCCAGGTGTCCGGCCGCATCCAGGAGCTGCTGGTCGACTTCAACTCCGAGGTGAAGAAGGGCCAGGTCATCGCGCGGCTGGACCCGCAGCTCGTCCAGGCGGCCGTGGACCGGGCGAAGGCGAACCAGCTGGCGGCGCGCGCCAACGTCACCAAGGCCCGCGTGATGGCGGACAACTCGCGCAAGCAGGCGGAGCGGGCTCGCACGCTGCGCCAGCAGCAGTTCATCTCGCAGGCCGACCTGGAGAGCGCGGAGGCCACGGCCGACAGCGCGCGCGCCGAGGTGGCCGCGATGGAGGGGCAGCTCGCGCAGGCCCAGGCCGCGCTGTCCGAGGCGGAGGTCAACCTGAAGCAGGCCACCATCGTCTCGCCCACGGACGGCATCGTCATCTCGCGTGACGTGGATGTGGGGCAGACGGTGGCCGCGTCCCTCCAGGCGCCGAAGCTGTTCACCATCGCCGAGGACCTGCGGAAGATGCAGGTCAACACCAGCGTGGCCGAGGCCGACGTGGGCCGGCTCCAGCCGGGGATGACGGCCACCTTCACCGTGGACGCGTGGCCCGGGGAGCGCTTCACCGGCACCATCCGGCAGATTCGCAACGCGGCCACGACGACACAGAACGTCGTCACGTATGACGCCGTCATCGACGTGGCCAACCCGGACCTGAAGTTGAAGCCGGGGATGACGGCCAACGTCACCATCGTCACCGCGCAGAAGGACGGCGTGCTCGCCGTGCCCAATGCGGCGCTGCGCTTCCGGCCCGCGACTCCCGAAGGGGCCTCCGAGGAGGCCGCGGCCCCGGAGCGCGCGGAGGACGGAAGCCGTGTGCTGTACGTGCTGCGTCCGGGAGCGCTGGGGCCGGTGCGCGCTCGCGTGCGGACGGGTTTGACGGACGGCAGTTATACGGAGCTGGCGCAGGGCGACTTGCACGCGGGCGACACCGTCGTCACGGGGCAGGCCGTCACCGCGAGCACTGCAGCGGCGCCACCGGTAGGTGGAGCCGCGGGCGCGCGGCCCGGTGGCATGCGGCCACCGGGACGGGGCGGGCCCTTCTAG
- a CDS encoding HAMP domain-containing sensor histidine kinase, with product MSGFSFRRPGRLLLRIYLVGLAQLVLVSVVLFLARSLIVEKPFRHGFNRHLQYNVREWGELRNNPAALQASLDRAARMIDAQVTVRDASGQLIASNTSTPLPPLSAAELEALSRSGGAGPPGGPGRGGPGGRGGPGGPGGLPLPGVSPPDPPPPLPVLTLPIPERGPVEAYVSILMRPPTPPSENTTFIVAAVLVCTAITSLVFARTLAGPLQRLAQVAREFGAGKLDTRTGFRRHDELGEVAEAFDEMAGRITHLLRSQKELLANVSHELRTPLSRIRVALDIAAEGDAATARELLTDITEDLSELERLVEDVLTAAKLDLANGGSSGGTPPLRLERVDAHALVDKAAGRFRIARPTHTLEVSVDESLPVLEADPVMLRRVLDNLLDNAGKYSEPRTTVRLRARSTGQGLLFEVADQGIGIDAADLPRVGTPFFRTDRSRARRTGGVGLGLTLARRIIDAHGGTLALESRAGEGTTARITLPAAAPEVQPGGQAESASSAG from the coding sequence TTGAGCGGGTTCTCCTTCCGGCGTCCCGGCCGGCTGCTGCTGCGCATCTACCTGGTGGGCCTGGCGCAGCTCGTGCTCGTCAGCGTCGTGTTGTTCCTCGCGCGCTCGCTCATCGTCGAGAAGCCCTTCCGGCACGGCTTCAACCGGCACCTCCAGTACAACGTGCGCGAGTGGGGGGAGCTGCGGAACAATCCGGCGGCGCTCCAGGCCTCGCTGGACCGCGCGGCGCGGATGATTGATGCGCAGGTGACGGTGCGGGACGCGTCCGGGCAGCTCATCGCCAGCAACACGTCCACGCCCCTGCCGCCGCTGAGCGCCGCCGAGCTCGAGGCGCTCTCCCGGTCGGGAGGAGCCGGTCCACCGGGGGGGCCGGGACGGGGCGGGCCAGGAGGACGGGGAGGACCCGGAGGACCCGGCGGACTGCCCCTGCCAGGCGTGTCGCCTCCGGATCCGCCGCCGCCCCTCCCGGTGCTCACGTTGCCCATCCCCGAGCGAGGGCCGGTGGAGGCGTACGTCTCCATCCTCATGCGTCCTCCCACTCCGCCGTCGGAGAACACGACGTTCATCGTGGCCGCGGTCCTGGTGTGCACGGCGATTACGTCGCTGGTCTTCGCGCGCACGCTGGCGGGGCCGCTGCAACGGCTGGCGCAGGTGGCGCGGGAGTTCGGCGCGGGGAAGCTGGACACGCGCACCGGCTTCCGCCGCCACGACGAGCTGGGCGAGGTGGCGGAGGCCTTCGACGAGATGGCCGGCCGCATCACCCACCTGCTGCGCTCGCAGAAGGAGTTGCTGGCCAATGTGTCCCACGAGCTGCGCACGCCGCTGTCGCGCATCCGCGTGGCGCTGGACATCGCCGCCGAGGGCGACGCCGCCACCGCGCGCGAGCTGCTCACCGACATCACCGAGGACCTGTCCGAGCTGGAGCGACTGGTGGAGGACGTGCTCACCGCCGCGAAGCTGGACCTGGCCAACGGGGGCTCCAGCGGCGGCACGCCCCCACTGCGTCTGGAGCGCGTGGACGCGCACGCGCTGGTGGACAAGGCCGCGGGCCGCTTCCGCATCGCTCGTCCCACGCACACGCTGGAGGTGAGCGTGGACGAGTCCCTGCCCGTGCTGGAGGCGGACCCGGTGATGTTGCGGCGCGTGCTGGACAACCTGCTCGACAACGCGGGGAAGTACTCCGAGCCACGCACCACCGTGCGCCTGCGCGCGCGGTCCACCGGACAGGGGCTCCTGTTCGAGGTGGCGGACCAGGGCATCGGCATCGACGCGGCGGACCTGCCGCGCGTGGGCACGCCGTTCTTCCGCACCGACCGCAGCCGCGCCCGGAGGACGGGCGGCGTGGGGCTGGGGCTCACCCTGGCCCGGCGCATCATCGACGCGCACGGCGGGACGCTGGCACTCGAGAGCCGCGCGGGCGAGGGCACCACGGCCCGCATCACCCTGCCTGCCGCCGCGCCCGAGGTGCAGCCGGGCGGGCAGGCGGAGTCCGCCTCTTCAGCCGGGTGA
- a CDS encoding response regulator transcription factor: MEQPIPPAPEEGTVQVLLVEDDERLARLTSRYLQEHGVVVTVAYSGTEALTEASRHSFDVVLLDLMLPGRDGLEVCRELRSRSDVPIIMVTARGEEADRVLGLETGADDYLPKPYSSRELLARIRAQVRRARGKAGPATQPVHVGRLTLDPRSLKATLDGKVLHLTTYEFGLLRVLAERAGRVLSREQLLDLVKGSADEVFDRSVDVHIFRLRQKLEEDPRNPMLLKTVRGAGYMLATGDET, encoded by the coding sequence ATGGAGCAGCCCATTCCCCCGGCCCCGGAAGAAGGCACCGTCCAGGTCCTCCTCGTCGAAGATGACGAGCGACTCGCCCGGCTCACCAGCCGCTACCTCCAGGAGCACGGTGTCGTCGTCACCGTGGCGTACTCCGGTACCGAAGCGCTCACGGAGGCCAGCCGCCACTCCTTCGACGTCGTCCTCCTGGACCTGATGCTCCCCGGCCGCGACGGCCTGGAGGTCTGCCGCGAGCTGCGCAGCCGCAGTGACGTGCCCATCATCATGGTCACCGCGCGCGGCGAGGAGGCCGACCGGGTGCTCGGCCTGGAGACGGGTGCGGACGACTACCTGCCCAAGCCCTACTCGTCCCGCGAGCTGCTCGCCCGCATCCGTGCACAGGTGCGGCGCGCCCGCGGCAAGGCCGGCCCCGCCACCCAGCCCGTCCACGTGGGACGCCTGACGCTGGACCCGCGCAGCCTCAAGGCCACGCTGGACGGCAAGGTGCTGCACCTCACCACCTACGAGTTCGGCCTGCTGCGTGTGCTCGCCGAGCGCGCCGGGCGCGTGCTCAGCCGCGAGCAGTTGCTCGATTTGGTGAAGGGCAGCGCGGACGAGGTGTTCGACCGCTCGGTGGACGTGCACATCTTCCGGCTGCGGCAGAAGCTGGAGGAGGATCCGCGCAACCCCATGCTGCTCAAGACGGTGCGTGGTGCGGGCTACATGCTCGCCACCGGGGACGAGACTTGA
- a CDS encoding SDR family oxidoreductase → MNLQDQHVVIIGGSSGIGLGVASACLEAGASLTLVGRAPDRLDAAATRLGGGQRVRTFTADVTEEAQVRELFQSRPPAHHVLLTSVHPYYQPIRQLDLAQARRTIDSKLVAALHVAKHANFAPGGSFTVTGGIAAERPGPGGSVIAAVNGALVSLVRALALELAPVRVNVISPGWIDTPTWDVVAGAAKQQRFEQHARRLPVGRIGTTADTSSAVLFLMGNGFITGEVLNVDGGHKLV, encoded by the coding sequence ATGAACCTTCAAGACCAGCATGTCGTCATCATCGGTGGGTCGTCGGGCATCGGACTCGGAGTGGCCAGCGCGTGCCTGGAGGCCGGCGCCTCGCTGACGCTCGTGGGCCGGGCGCCCGACAGGCTCGACGCCGCCGCCACACGGTTGGGCGGTGGGCAGCGCGTGCGCACCTTCACCGCCGACGTCACCGAGGAGGCCCAGGTGCGCGAGCTCTTCCAGTCGCGCCCGCCCGCGCACCACGTACTCCTCACCTCGGTGCATCCGTACTACCAGCCCATCCGCCAGCTGGACCTGGCGCAGGCACGCCGCACCATCGACTCCAAGCTCGTGGCGGCGCTCCACGTCGCGAAGCATGCGAACTTCGCGCCCGGGGGCTCGTTCACCGTCACGGGTGGCATCGCCGCGGAGCGGCCGGGGCCGGGCGGGTCCGTGATTGCCGCTGTGAATGGGGCGCTGGTGTCGCTCGTTCGAGCGCTGGCGCTGGAGCTCGCGCCGGTGCGGGTCAACGTCATCTCTCCCGGCTGGATTGACACGCCGACGTGGGATGTCGTGGCGGGGGCCGCCAAGCAGCAGCGCTTCGAGCAGCACGCGCGCCGGCTTCCCGTCGGGCGCATCGGCACCACCGCGGATACCTCCAGCGCGGTCCTCTTCCTGATGGGGAATGGCTTCATCACTGGCGAGGTGCTGAACGTCGATGGCGGGCACAAGCTCGTATGA